The following are from one region of the Melaminivora suipulveris genome:
- a CDS encoding endonuclease/exonuclease/phosphatase family protein: protein MKDSPLHPTSLASDARLAFKVLTVNVHKGFTSFNRRFMLHELREAVRQVAADVVFLQEVLGTHQRHASRVRNFPAQPHYEFLADSIWNQYAYGRNAVYDSGHHGNALLSKFPIVHFENHDISVAGPERRGMLHCVLQPPQLATPVHAICVHLGLQEAHRHHQLHRLAALVRSLPEGDPIIVAGDFNDWRGRAHSLLLREAGLREVFVHSFGRAVRTFPATMPLLPLDRIYVRGVVVHAPVPLPRRPWSRLSDHAPLAAEIAL, encoded by the coding sequence ATGAAAGACTCCCCGTTGCACCCCACCTCCCTTGCATCCGACGCCCGGCTGGCGTTCAAGGTCCTCACCGTGAACGTGCACAAAGGCTTCACGTCGTTCAACCGACGCTTCATGCTGCACGAGCTGCGCGAGGCGGTGCGCCAGGTGGCGGCCGACGTGGTGTTCTTGCAGGAAGTGCTGGGCACGCACCAGCGCCACGCCAGCCGCGTGCGCAACTTCCCCGCGCAGCCGCACTACGAATTCCTGGCCGACTCGATCTGGAACCAGTACGCCTACGGCCGCAACGCGGTCTACGACAGCGGCCACCACGGCAACGCGCTGCTGTCCAAATTCCCCATCGTGCACTTCGAGAACCACGACATCTCGGTGGCCGGCCCCGAGCGCCGCGGCATGCTGCACTGCGTGCTGCAGCCGCCGCAGCTGGCCACGCCGGTGCACGCCATCTGCGTGCACCTGGGCTTGCAGGAGGCGCACCGCCACCACCAGCTGCACCGCCTGGCGGCGCTGGTGCGCTCGCTGCCGGAAGGCGACCCTATCATCGTCGCCGGCGATTTCAACGACTGGCGCGGCCGGGCGCACAGCCTACTGCTGCGCGAGGCCGGCCTGCGTGAAGTCTTCGTGCATTCCTTCGGTCGCGCGGTGCGGACCTTTCCCGCCACCATGCCGCTGCTGCCGCTGGACCGCATCTACGTGCGCGGCGTGGTCGTGCACGCACCGGTGCCGCTGCCGCGCCGCCCCTGGAGCCGGCTGTCCGACCACGCGCCGCTGGCCGCGGAGATCGCGCTATGA
- a CDS encoding lysylphosphatidylglycerol synthase transmembrane domain-containing protein: protein MRNVPLHPTEATKPARWRALLDSRAWRWAGGALMAAVALLIVWLLVRQATRVDWPAVWRALQGLPHATLALGALLAWASHLAYGCFDLFGRHVVRHPLSAPRTMAITLIAYPFTLNLGSIVGGVSVRYRLYSRQGLSVGQIAQVVVVSIVTNWVGYFLLACAVFWNWAPQLPEGWHLSQQQLRWVGVLLAAVSVLYLLLSVWRGGQQIALRGHSLPLPTWRVALLQLLLSSLNWSLMGGAVWALAQGEVPYPAALATVLLGAVAGLISRIPAGLGVLEAVGTAVLSAWLPATQALAVMLAFRALYYLAPLAVAALALLATELLWRRRAPQSGAGMRRNVS from the coding sequence ATGAGGAACGTCCCGCTGCACCCCACTGAGGCAACCAAGCCAGCCCGCTGGCGCGCGCTGCTGGACAGCCGCGCCTGGCGCTGGGCGGGCGGCGCGCTGATGGCGGCGGTGGCGCTGCTGATCGTCTGGCTGCTGGTGCGCCAGGCCACGCGGGTGGATTGGCCGGCGGTGTGGCGCGCCCTCCAGGGCCTGCCGCACGCCACGCTGGCACTGGGCGCGCTGCTCGCCTGGGCCAGCCACCTGGCGTATGGCTGCTTCGACCTGTTCGGCCGCCACGTCGTGCGCCACCCTTTGAGCGCGCCGCGCACCATGGCCATCACGCTGATCGCCTATCCGTTCACGCTGAATCTGGGCTCCATCGTCGGCGGCGTCTCGGTGCGCTACCGGCTGTACTCGCGCCAGGGCCTGTCCGTGGGGCAGATCGCGCAGGTGGTGGTCGTCTCCATCGTGACCAACTGGGTGGGCTACTTTCTGCTGGCCTGCGCGGTGTTCTGGAACTGGGCGCCGCAACTGCCCGAAGGCTGGCATTTAAGCCAGCAGCAATTGCGCTGGGTGGGCGTGCTGCTGGCGGCGGTGAGTGTGCTGTACCTGCTGCTCAGCGTCTGGCGCGGCGGGCAGCAGATCGCCCTGCGCGGGCACAGCCTGCCGCTGCCGACCTGGCGCGTGGCGCTGCTGCAATTGCTGCTGTCCAGCCTGAACTGGTCGCTGATGGGCGGCGCGGTGTGGGCGCTGGCGCAGGGCGAGGTGCCCTACCCGGCCGCCCTGGCCACCGTGCTGCTGGGAGCGGTGGCGGGGCTCATCTCGCGCATCCCTGCCGGGCTGGGCGTGCTGGAGGCCGTGGGTACGGCCGTGCTGTCGGCCTGGCTGCCGGCCACCCAGGCCCTGGCGGTGATGCTCGCGTTTCGGGCGCTGTACTACCTGGCACCGCTGGCAGTGGCGGCGCTGGCGCTGCTGGCGACCGAGCTGCTGTGGCGTCGCCGTGCGCCACAGAGCGGCGCCGGCATGCGCAGAAATGTCAGCTGA
- a CDS encoding electron transfer flavoprotein subunit beta/FixA family protein, translating to MKVLVPVKRVVDYNVKVRVKSDGSGVDTANVKMSMNPFDEIAVEEAVRLKEKGVVTEVIAVSCGAPQAQETLRTAMAIGADRAILVETPADVELQPLAVAKLLKALVDKEQPQLIILGKQAIDDDANQTGQMLAALADLPQATFASKVEVSGDKVSVTREVDGGLETLSLTLPAVVTTDLRLNEPRYVTLPNIMKAKKKQLDTVKPEELGVDVAPRIKTLKVVEPAKRGAGVKVPDVATLVAKLRNEAKVI from the coding sequence ATGAAAGTTCTCGTCCCCGTCAAGCGCGTGGTGGACTACAACGTGAAAGTCCGCGTCAAGTCGGATGGCAGCGGAGTGGACACGGCCAACGTCAAGATGAGCATGAACCCCTTTGACGAGATCGCCGTCGAGGAAGCCGTGCGGCTCAAGGAAAAGGGCGTGGTCACGGAAGTGATCGCCGTGTCCTGCGGCGCGCCGCAGGCGCAGGAAACCCTGCGCACCGCCATGGCCATCGGCGCCGACCGCGCCATCCTCGTGGAAACGCCTGCCGACGTCGAGCTGCAACCCCTGGCCGTGGCCAAGCTTTTGAAGGCGCTTGTCGACAAGGAGCAGCCCCAGCTCATCATCCTGGGCAAGCAGGCCATTGACGACGACGCCAACCAGACCGGCCAGATGCTGGCTGCTCTTGCCGACCTGCCGCAAGCAACATTCGCCAGCAAGGTGGAGGTCTCGGGCGACAAGGTCAGCGTCACGCGCGAAGTCGACGGCGGCCTGGAGACCCTGTCTCTGACCCTGCCCGCAGTGGTCACCACCGACCTGCGCCTCAATGAGCCGCGCTACGTCACGCTGCCCAACATCATGAAGGCCAAGAAAAAGCAGCTGGACACCGTCAAGCCCGAAGAGCTGGGCGTAGACGTCGCCCCGCGCATCAAGACCCTCAAGGTGGTCGAGCCTGCCAAACGCGGCGCCGGCGTCAAGGTGCCCGACGTGGCAACGCTGGTGGCCAAGCTGCGCAATGAAGCCAAGGTCATCTGA
- a CDS encoding class I adenylate-forming enzyme family protein encodes MQPAAPYRPLSDLIREHARNQGAHLALTGEGESLSYAQLDALVDRIAVTLQRNGVQPGQAIAICALNSVRYGALFLGALRAGVVVAPLPPSASAETLSVMLGDAGARLLFADQSAPRDLPGAAVQRISLDGVAPGQAWGDWLAPEGAQPEPVQVPPEAPFNIIYSSGTTGVPKGIVQSHGMRWAHIRRGATQGYGPQGTTLLSTPLYSNTTLVVFFPTLAYGGTVVLMGKFDAARYLQLAQQMRVTHTMLVPVQYQRIMDRPDFGEHDLSSFTHKFCTSAPFRADLKADVLARWPGALVEFYGMTEGGGTCILEAHLHPDKLHTVGRPAEGHDIRLIDEDGREVAPGEAGEVVGHSPGMMTGYHNQPEKTREAEWFDAGGKRFIRTGDVGRFDAEGFLTLFDRRKDMIISGGFNIYPSDLEAQLRAHPAVADVAVVGVPSRQWGETPVAFVVPRAGHQADAEALREWFNQRAGKTQRLADLRLVGELPRSAIGKILKRELQGGYGAASA; translated from the coding sequence ATGCAGCCCGCAGCTCCCTATCGCCCCCTGTCCGACCTGATCCGGGAGCACGCGCGTAACCAGGGCGCGCACCTGGCACTGACGGGTGAGGGCGAGTCCCTGAGCTACGCCCAGCTCGACGCCCTGGTGGACCGCATCGCCGTCACGCTGCAGCGAAATGGCGTACAGCCGGGCCAGGCGATTGCCATCTGCGCGCTGAACTCGGTGCGCTATGGCGCGCTGTTTCTGGGCGCGCTGCGCGCGGGGGTGGTGGTCGCGCCGCTGCCGCCCAGCGCCTCGGCCGAAACGCTCTCGGTCATGCTGGGCGACGCCGGCGCGCGGCTGCTGTTTGCCGACCAGTCCGCGCCCCGGGACTTGCCCGGCGCGGCGGTGCAGCGCATCTCGCTGGACGGCGTGGCGCCCGGCCAGGCCTGGGGCGACTGGCTGGCACCTGAGGGCGCGCAACCCGAACCCGTACAGGTGCCGCCCGAGGCACCCTTCAACATCATCTATTCGTCGGGCACCACCGGCGTTCCGAAGGGCATCGTGCAGTCGCACGGCATGCGCTGGGCGCACATCCGCCGCGGCGCCACGCAGGGCTATGGCCCGCAGGGCACGACGCTGCTGTCCACGCCGCTGTACTCCAACACCACCCTGGTGGTGTTCTTTCCCACGCTGGCCTACGGCGGCACGGTGGTGCTGATGGGCAAGTTCGACGCCGCCCGCTACTTGCAGCTGGCGCAGCAGATGCGCGTCACGCACACCATGCTGGTGCCGGTGCAGTACCAGCGCATCATGGATCGGCCGGATTTTGGCGAGCACGATCTGTCCAGCTTCACGCACAAGTTCTGCACCAGCGCACCATTCCGCGCCGACCTGAAGGCCGACGTTCTGGCGCGCTGGCCCGGCGCACTGGTCGAGTTCTACGGCATGACCGAGGGCGGCGGCACCTGCATCCTGGAGGCGCACCTGCACCCGGACAAGCTGCACACCGTGGGCCGCCCGGCCGAAGGCCACGACATCCGCCTGATCGACGAGGACGGCCGCGAAGTGGCGCCGGGCGAGGCCGGCGAGGTCGTGGGCCACTCGCCCGGCATGATGACCGGCTACCACAACCAGCCGGAAAAAACGCGCGAGGCCGAGTGGTTCGACGCGGGCGGCAAGCGCTTCATCCGCACGGGCGACGTGGGCCGTTTCGATGCCGAGGGGTTTCTCACGCTGTTCGACCGGCGCAAGGACATGATCATCAGCGGCGGTTTCAACATCTACCCCAGCGACCTGGAGGCGCAGCTGCGCGCCCACCCCGCCGTGGCGGATGTGGCGGTGGTCGGCGTGCCCTCGCGCCAGTGGGGCGAGACGCCGGTGGCCTTCGTCGTGCCGCGCGCCGGCCACCAAGCCGACGCCGAGGCGCTGCGCGAGTGGTTCAATCAGCGCGCCGGCAAGACCCAGCGCCTGGCGGACCTGCGCCTGGTGGGCGAGCTGCCGCGCAGCGCCATCGGCAAGATCCTCAAGCGCGAGCTGCAGGGCGGCTACGGGGCAGCATCCGCTTGA
- a CDS encoding CaiB/BaiF CoA transferase family protein, translating to MSTATQDPTSADLPLAGVRVLDLSRVFAGPVCSMVLGDLGAEVIKVEHPGRGDDTRDWGLRIGKTETTYYNSMNRNKRSITLDLQSAEGLKIARGLVQQCDVVIHNFKTGGAEKLGVGYEQLKAIKPDLIYVAVAGYDASGPEAKRPGYDLVIQAESGLMALNGDASMPPLKFGIAIVDLMTGMYAAQAVLAALLRRGRTGRGQLIEQALYDSGISITGYYGLETLKLGHDPERYGNAHPSIVPYGLYEAADGPLIIAVGNNAQFIKFCEQVIDRPDIVQDPRFATNVERSKNREALGPLLKEQVRQWPRELLLERLTASGIPCGRVAGLHEALTSERTRRGRLVQDMPHPVEGTTPVFAPPYRLDGQRLPIRRAPPTLGEGTREVLQQLLALDDETLARLQSEGVLTLPQQPG from the coding sequence CCCCGTGTGCTCCATGGTGCTGGGCGACCTGGGCGCCGAGGTCATCAAGGTCGAGCATCCCGGCCGCGGCGACGACACGCGCGACTGGGGCCTGCGCATCGGCAAGACCGAGACCACCTACTACAACAGCATGAACCGCAACAAGCGGTCCATCACGCTGGACCTGCAAAGCGCCGAGGGCCTGAAGATCGCGCGTGGCCTGGTGCAGCAGTGCGACGTGGTCATCCACAACTTCAAGACCGGCGGCGCGGAAAAGCTCGGCGTGGGCTACGAGCAGCTCAAGGCCATCAAGCCGGACCTGATCTACGTGGCCGTGGCCGGCTACGACGCCAGCGGCCCCGAGGCCAAGCGCCCCGGCTACGACCTGGTCATCCAGGCCGAATCCGGGCTGATGGCGCTCAACGGCGACGCCAGCATGCCGCCGCTCAAGTTCGGCATCGCCATCGTCGACCTGATGACCGGCATGTACGCCGCGCAGGCGGTGCTGGCCGCGCTGCTGCGGCGCGGTCGCACCGGGCGCGGCCAGCTCATCGAGCAGGCGCTGTACGACAGCGGCATCTCGATCACTGGCTACTACGGGCTGGAGACGCTCAAGCTCGGCCACGACCCCGAGCGCTACGGCAACGCGCACCCGTCCATCGTGCCCTACGGCCTGTACGAGGCGGCCGACGGCCCGCTCATCATCGCCGTGGGCAACAACGCGCAGTTCATCAAGTTCTGCGAGCAGGTCATCGATAGGCCGGACATCGTGCAGGACCCGCGTTTTGCCACCAACGTCGAGCGTTCGAAGAACCGCGAGGCGCTGGGCCCGCTGCTCAAGGAGCAGGTGCGCCAATGGCCGCGCGAGCTGCTGCTGGAGCGCCTGACCGCGTCCGGCATTCCCTGCGGGCGCGTGGCCGGCCTGCACGAGGCGCTCACCTCCGAGCGCACGCGCCGCGGCCGCCTGGTGCAGGACATGCCGCACCCGGTCGAAGGCACGACGCCGGTGTTCGCGCCGCCCTATCGCCTGGACGGCCAGCGCCTGCCCATCCGCCGCGCGCCGCCCACCCTGGGCGAGGGCACGCGCGAAGTGCTGCAACAGCTGCTGGCGCTGGACGACGAGACACTGGCGCGCCTGCAATCCGAAGGCGTGCTGACGCTGCCGCAGCAGCCGGGCTGA
- a CDS encoding Bug family tripartite tricarboxylate transporter substrate binding protein — translation MQLIDKQRRTLLQGAAALGATSWLGSAAAQAGKAWPNKPIRLVVPFNAGGATDLVARTLGEALAQRLGQPVVVDNKGGASGILGTDNVAKAQPDGHTLLVSLSTSMLINQFLYTKLPYNPQKDLTLISQIAAAPVTLVVHPSVPASNMKELLAWLKANKGKVSYGSWGVGSYAHLAGAYMSKSTDSDMVHSAYKGEAPMIQDLLGGQIQVCFSSAQNTKSFIETGRLKAIGVTGRQRMEILPKLPTIYEQGVQDDAYAIFGWVAMGAPAGLPQPIVEQLSAHLREIAKDPKVIERIQGAGFTPMMNSPQEFQQNYQKDMPVWKKLVDDAGARLD, via the coding sequence ATGCAACTCATCGACAAGCAACGCCGTACCCTGCTGCAGGGCGCAGCAGCACTGGGCGCCACCAGCTGGCTGGGCAGCGCCGCCGCGCAGGCCGGCAAGGCCTGGCCGAACAAGCCGATCCGCCTGGTCGTGCCCTTCAACGCCGGCGGCGCCACCGACCTGGTGGCGCGCACCCTGGGCGAGGCGCTGGCGCAGCGCCTGGGCCAGCCGGTAGTCGTAGATAACAAGGGCGGCGCCTCGGGCATCCTGGGCACGGACAACGTGGCCAAGGCGCAGCCCGACGGCCACACGCTGCTGGTCTCGCTCAGCACTTCGATGCTGATCAACCAGTTCCTCTACACCAAGCTGCCCTACAACCCGCAAAAGGATTTGACGCTGATCAGCCAGATCGCCGCCGCGCCGGTGACGCTGGTGGTCCACCCTTCAGTGCCCGCGAGCAACATGAAGGAACTGCTGGCCTGGCTGAAGGCCAACAAGGGCAAGGTCTCGTACGGCTCCTGGGGTGTGGGCTCGTACGCCCACCTGGCCGGCGCCTACATGAGCAAGAGCACGGATTCGGACATGGTGCATTCGGCCTACAAGGGCGAGGCGCCGATGATCCAGGACCTGCTGGGCGGGCAGATCCAGGTGTGCTTCTCCAGCGCGCAAAACACCAAGTCCTTCATCGAGACCGGCCGCCTGAAGGCCATCGGCGTGACCGGCCGCCAGCGCATGGAGATCCTGCCCAAGCTGCCCACCATCTACGAGCAGGGCGTGCAGGACGACGCCTATGCCATCTTCGGCTGGGTGGCCATGGGTGCGCCCGCCGGGCTGCCGCAGCCCATCGTGGAGCAGCTCTCGGCCCACCTGCGCGAGATCGCCAAGGACCCCAAGGTCATCGAGCGCATCCAGGGCGCCGGCTTCACGCCGATGATGAACAGCCCGCAGGAGTTCCAGCAGAACTACCAAAAAGACATGCCGGTGTGGAAGAAGCTGGTGGACGACGCCGGCGCGCGCCTGGACTGA
- a CDS encoding Bug family tripartite tricarboxylate transporter substrate binding protein, protein MSKPFFATTRRALLALSAAPLLAGVAAPTWAQTNAWPTKLVKLVVPFPPGGPTDTVSRIVGQQLGERLGQSVIVENRAGASGSIAAAQVKKAEPDGYTLMMLATPTMLAPHLYRKPGYDTVKDFAPVATVYDLPIVIVVNPTLLPEVTDLKSLIAHAKAQKAPMNYTSSGTGSFGHLSMELLKQMAGFDMQHVPYKGGVPAITDTIGGQVPVMYSDLVAALPHIKAGKLRAIAVGSPERVQMLPQVKTISEQGVKGYDAVSWGALLAPAGTPKPVVERIAGELRQILADKDVQERMLNAGAIARYQSPAELAQRLQQDYQRWGQIIRDKGISQD, encoded by the coding sequence ATGAGCAAACCTTTTTTTGCCACCACGCGCCGCGCCCTGCTGGCGTTGTCCGCCGCTCCGCTGCTGGCCGGCGTTGCCGCGCCCACCTGGGCCCAGACCAATGCCTGGCCGACCAAGCTGGTCAAGCTGGTCGTGCCCTTCCCGCCGGGCGGTCCCACCGACACCGTCTCGCGCATCGTCGGCCAGCAGCTGGGCGAGCGCCTGGGCCAGTCGGTCATCGTGGAAAACCGCGCGGGCGCTTCGGGCTCCATCGCCGCCGCCCAGGTCAAGAAGGCCGAGCCCGATGGCTACACGCTGATGATGCTGGCCACGCCGACCATGCTGGCGCCGCACCTGTACCGCAAGCCCGGCTACGACACGGTCAAGGACTTCGCGCCCGTGGCCACGGTCTATGACCTGCCCATCGTCATCGTCGTGAACCCGACGCTGCTGCCCGAGGTGACCGACCTGAAGTCGCTCATCGCGCACGCCAAGGCGCAAAAGGCACCGATGAACTACACCAGCTCGGGCACCGGCAGCTTCGGCCACCTGAGCATGGAGCTGCTCAAGCAGATGGCGGGTTTCGACATGCAGCACGTGCCCTACAAGGGCGGGGTGCCGGCGATCACCGACACCATCGGCGGCCAGGTGCCGGTGATGTATTCGGACCTGGTGGCCGCGCTGCCGCACATCAAGGCGGGCAAGCTGCGCGCCATCGCCGTGGGTTCGCCCGAGCGCGTGCAGATGCTGCCGCAGGTCAAGACCATCTCCGAGCAGGGCGTCAAGGGCTACGACGCCGTGTCCTGGGGCGCGCTGCTGGCGCCGGCCGGCACGCCCAAGCCGGTGGTCGAGCGCATCGCCGGCGAGCTGCGCCAGATCCTGGCCGACAAGGACGTGCAGGAGCGCATGCTCAACGCCGGCGCCATCGCCCGCTACCAGTCGCCCGCCGAGCTGGCGCAGCGCCTGCAGCAGGACTACCAGCGCTGGGGCCAGATCATTCGCGACAAGGGCATCAGCCAGGATTGA
- a CDS encoding electron transfer flavoprotein subunit alpha/FixB family protein, which translates to MTALVIAEHDNQSLKGATLNTVTAALACGADVHVLVAGENAQAAADAAAKITGVAKVLLADGPSLKDALAENVAAQVLQIANSYSHILFPATASGKNVAPRVAAKLDVAQISDITKVVSGDTFERPIYAGNAIATVQSQDKVKVITVRGTGFDAAAHEGGSASVEKIDAVQDAGKSSFVGREVTKSDRPELTAAKVIVSGGRALGSAEKFQSVLTPLADKLGAAIGASRAAVDAGYAPNDLQVGQTGKIVAPQLYIAVGISGAIQHLAGMKDSKVIVAINKDAEAPIFSVADYGLEADLFEAVPQMVQALQ; encoded by the coding sequence ATGACTGCACTCGTCATTGCCGAACACGACAACCAAAGCCTCAAGGGCGCAACGCTCAACACCGTCACCGCGGCCCTCGCCTGCGGCGCCGATGTGCACGTGCTGGTGGCTGGAGAAAACGCGCAAGCCGCAGCCGATGCCGCCGCGAAGATCACGGGCGTTGCCAAAGTGCTGCTGGCCGATGGGCCGAGCCTGAAGGATGCGCTGGCCGAGAACGTGGCCGCCCAGGTGCTGCAAATAGCAAATAGCTACAGCCACATCCTGTTTCCGGCAACAGCCAGCGGCAAGAACGTCGCGCCGCGCGTGGCCGCCAAGCTGGATGTCGCGCAGATCAGCGACATCACCAAGGTGGTCAGTGGTGACACCTTCGAGCGTCCCATCTACGCCGGCAACGCCATTGCCACCGTGCAGAGCCAGGACAAGGTCAAGGTCATCACCGTGCGCGGCACCGGCTTTGATGCGGCAGCACACGAGGGCGGCAGCGCCAGCGTCGAGAAGATCGACGCCGTGCAGGACGCTGGCAAGAGCAGCTTCGTGGGCCGCGAAGTCACCAAGAGCGACCGCCCGGAGCTGACAGCGGCCAAGGTCATCGTCTCCGGTGGCCGGGCGCTGGGCAGCGCCGAGAAGTTCCAAAGCGTGCTCACGCCGCTGGCGGACAAGCTGGGTGCCGCCATTGGCGCGTCCCGCGCGGCAGTGGACGCCGGCTACGCGCCCAACGACCTGCAGGTGGGCCAGACCGGCAAGATCGTGGCGCCCCAGCTGTACATCGCCGTGGGCATCTCCGGCGCCATCCAGCACCTGGCGGGCATGAAGGACTCCAAGGTCATCGTGGCGATCAACAAGGACGCCGAGGCGCCGATCTTCAGCGTGGCCGACTACGGGCTGGAGGCGGATCTGTTCGAGGCCGTGCCGCAGATGGTGCAAGCGCTGCAGTGA
- the clsB gene encoding cardiolipin synthase ClsB, translated as MKPAAQRPARPRRSSRWVPGNHFELLENGEEFFPAVFEAIRGAQREVLLETFILFDDKIGRALHAALLEAARRGAQVHVLVDGFGSPDLPPAFIDELVQAGVHFRVFDPGGRRIFGRRLNVLRRMHRKIVVVDGELAFIGGINYSADHVADFGPQAKLDWAVCVRGPIVAHMQRFARRAVLSKAERQREQRASLPELARAGTADAIFVTRDNDLHTNDIERHYRIALRTARERVVIANAYFFPGWRLVRAMRRAARRGVDVRLILQGEPDMPIVKTAARLLYDHLLRAGVHVYEYCERPLHGKVALMDREWATVGSSNLDPLSLSLNLEANVIIGDADFNALLYRRLSRLMREACTNVQPEPQGAFEGLRLLRGYLLYHLMRWFPSWAGWLPRHQPTISLAGSDAGHAGAAP; from the coding sequence ATGAAGCCCGCCGCGCAGCGCCCCGCACGGCCGCGGCGCTCGTCGCGCTGGGTGCCGGGCAATCACTTCGAATTGCTGGAAAACGGCGAGGAGTTCTTCCCTGCCGTGTTCGAGGCCATCCGCGGCGCGCAGCGCGAGGTGCTGCTGGAGACCTTCATCCTGTTCGACGACAAGATCGGCCGCGCCCTGCACGCCGCCCTGCTGGAGGCCGCCCGGCGCGGCGCGCAGGTGCATGTGCTGGTCGACGGCTTCGGCTCGCCGGACCTGCCGCCCGCGTTCATCGACGAGCTGGTGCAGGCGGGCGTGCACTTTCGAGTGTTCGATCCGGGTGGGCGGCGCATCTTCGGCCGGCGCCTGAACGTGCTGCGGCGCATGCACCGCAAGATCGTCGTGGTCGATGGCGAGCTGGCCTTCATTGGCGGCATCAACTACTCGGCCGACCATGTGGCCGATTTCGGCCCGCAGGCCAAGCTGGACTGGGCGGTGTGCGTGCGCGGCCCCATCGTCGCGCACATGCAGCGCTTCGCGCGCCGCGCGGTGCTGAGCAAAGCCGAGCGCCAGCGCGAGCAGCGCGCGAGCCTGCCCGAGCTGGCGCGCGCCGGCACGGCGGACGCCATCTTCGTCACGCGCGACAACGATCTGCATACCAACGACATTGAGCGCCACTACCGCATCGCCCTGCGCACAGCGCGCGAGCGCGTGGTGATCGCCAACGCCTATTTCTTCCCTGGATGGCGCCTGGTGCGCGCCATGCGCCGCGCCGCGCGGCGCGGCGTCGACGTGCGGCTGATCCTGCAGGGCGAGCCCGACATGCCCATCGTCAAGACCGCCGCGCGGCTGCTGTACGACCACCTGCTGCGCGCCGGCGTGCATGTTTACGAATACTGCGAGCGCCCGCTGCACGGCAAGGTGGCGCTGATGGATCGCGAGTGGGCCACCGTGGGCTCCAGCAACCTGGACCCCTTGAGCCTGTCGCTGAATCTGGAGGCCAACGTCATCATCGGCGACGCCGACTTCAACGCCCTGCTGTACCGGCGCCTGTCGCGGCTGATGCGCGAGGCGTGCACGAACGTGCAGCCCGAGCCGCAAGGCGCTTTCGAGGGCCTGCGGCTGTTGCGCGGCTATCTGCTGTACCACCTGATGCGCTGGTTTCCGTCCTGGGCCGGCTGGCTGCCGCGCCACCAGCCGACCATCTCGCTGGCGGGCTCCGACGCCGGTCATGCCGGCGCGGCGCCCTGA
- a CDS encoding Bug family tripartite tricarboxylate transporter substrate binding protein has protein sequence MNASHDATRRQWLTRNLGLAAAAAMPGWALAASESAYPNKPVRVIVPFAAGGTTDVVARLVLQKLGERLGQSFVVENKGGAGGSIGTDQVARATPDGYTLLLNTAGAQTLSPVIYKVGYEALASFEPITHICDVGFIVIARKDLPASNMKELITLARGPKPLSMSSGSSMINLMSEEFKRIIKAPETVNAQYKGTAPQMQAVVAGEVDFSLDSFAAVEMIRAGRVKALGVVMPQRAASFPDVPTLKEQGIEGMDFSSWAGLLAPKGTPKEAVTLLAREMDKVMQMEDVQAKLRSYNYVPRRTSPEEFGKMIAADNERWKRIVQETGFKVS, from the coding sequence ATGAACGCATCTCACGACGCCACTCGCCGCCAGTGGCTGACACGCAACCTGGGGTTGGCCGCCGCCGCCGCCATGCCCGGATGGGCGCTGGCGGCCAGCGAGAGCGCCTACCCGAACAAGCCGGTGCGCGTCATCGTGCCCTTTGCCGCCGGCGGCACCACCGACGTCGTGGCGCGCCTGGTGCTGCAAAAGCTCGGCGAGCGCCTTGGCCAGTCCTTCGTCGTCGAGAACAAGGGCGGCGCTGGAGGCTCCATCGGCACTGATCAGGTGGCGCGCGCCACGCCCGACGGCTATACGCTGCTGCTCAACACCGCTGGCGCGCAGACATTGAGCCCGGTGATTTACAAGGTCGGCTACGAAGCACTGGCCAGCTTTGAGCCGATCACGCACATCTGCGACGTGGGCTTCATCGTGATTGCGCGCAAGGATCTGCCGGCAAGCAACATGAAGGAGCTGATCACCCTGGCGCGTGGGCCCAAGCCGCTGTCCATGTCATCGGGCAGCAGCATGATCAACCTGATGAGCGAGGAGTTCAAGCGCATCATCAAGGCTCCCGAAACCGTCAATGCGCAGTACAAGGGCACGGCACCGCAGATGCAGGCGGTGGTGGCAGGCGAGGTGGATTTTTCGCTGGATTCGTTCGCCGCGGTGGAGATGATCCGCGCCGGCCGTGTCAAGGCTCTGGGCGTGGTCATGCCTCAGCGCGCGGCGTCGTTTCCCGATGTGCCCACGCTAAAGGAGCAGGGCATCGAGGGCATGGATTTTTCCTCCTGGGCCGGCCTGCTGGCGCCCAAGGGCACGCCCAAGGAGGCGGTCACTCTGCTGGCGCGCGAGATGGACAAGGTCATGCAGATGGAGGACGTGCAGGCCAAGCTGCGCAGCTACAACTACGTGCCGCGGCGCACCAGCCCCGAGGAGTTCGGCAAGATGATCGCCGCCGACAACGAGCGCTGGAAGCGCATCGTCCAGGAGACTGGTTTCAAGGTCAGCTGA